ggctTCCTATTCTTCATTCTTAGCCAATGGATTAATCTTAGCTTCTTAACACAAATACCCTCCTAattctataaaagaaaaattaaaggttTTTTAAAGTCAAAATCCCTTTTTCAAActcaataaaaacttttatatcgGTTtcactaactttttttttcaaaaagcttATAACTTAAAAAGGAATTTAATACGGAAGTTTCGAGAATATACTTCtgataaaaactttattttaatttaattaggtaaaatggttttttaaaattttaaaatttattaaatacctaactttgtgaaaaaaaaaaaaaaaagcagttGAATATTATGAGGGCTTCTAGTGTGAAAAAAGAATCTTATCATGGCATGCCcaaatttaaataatgattTGATTAGTTGGCTTTTGAACAAATGAGAAGGGACAGATGGAGGAAAGAAGATATGCCCCTTGTAGGGCTTTTTTGTTTTGGGTGAAGTTAAGGGACAGAGAATCCTATATAATACGTATATGTCTTTGGTATAATGAAGTGCAAATGTTTTACTATTATGATTCTCTGCATTTGTTTAATGGGTTTTGGAGATTGTATTGTTCATGATGTTGGGGTGGGAATGGTATTCTATGACATGGGTGGACATTATTGCATATGGCTTCCATTTTTGGTTCCTCGAGATAGATGTTCCGGGATTTACAATTGTTGTGGTGTTCCATCAGAGATGAGATTCGCGTTCCACCATCGATGAATAGTGGCCTCAGTTCTTTGAATTTGGAAACAATTATCTTCAGAGAATGTTCTCTTGGGAATCCATGGCGTTTTTATGGCTTGTTTTGGCTCCAACTAACCACATTGCCAGCTATCTAATGTGCCGATGAGCTAGGCTTCTAGACCATGGGGCCGGGGCCCTGGTCCTGGATTTGATTTGAGTCCTCCATAGGAAAACGATGAACTAGTCTATGAAGATGACATATAATGAATATATTCTTCCGTAACCTACAATAATGCCTTTTGGTAGTTAAGGAAAAAGTATTATCAATTAAACggtattatatatatactttcGGGTCTTAGGATTTAGTATAAAAGTTTATTCATTTGAAAGATGTTATGATACCATAGTGGTACCTAACAAAGTCCAATTCTAGACCATTCTTTTCGATATCTACTAAAAAAACCGCACACATCAATTGTCGAAACGGGGAGTTTGGTCGATGGGTGCTAAATTGGTAGCCGAgcattttccctattttttggatgatatttggtGAGAATATCTACTAAATTACCACCCTTGAGGATCTGAACAAAACCCCTTTGGTCTTGAAAGAGGCCTTGTATCATATTTCCATATCACaataagaaacaagaaaaaggaaggacCACATGTTGGGCTTCCTTCTCTATCATTTGATATGGTGGGAACCTCAATGTGGTCCTTCACAAGGCTGATTTCATGCCATAACATCTGTTACCAACATTGGTTCACAGAATTAGAGCATGAAGACTCGAATTCCATTGGTGACCAGATGTGAAAATAAAAAGGCAGAGAGAGGAGAGACACGCTTGATGGGCATGATAGGGGTGTTCTCAACCATTTTCCCTGCAAACAAAATTTATGTACATCATTTTCCCATCCATCCCCATTAATTTGTCCATTCCAGAATTTTGATTTCACATTGGGGACACTGTAGAAAAGTACAGCAGCAAGAAAGGGATAGGTGGCACTGTGGCAAAACCACACATGAGACACTGTTACATTTCACCCTTGTGGAGAAATCTAATCTCAACTCCAACTGCCTTTTACAGCAGATTTCCACCTATTTTCATCCATGCAGAGTGTTGTTTGGAATAAAAACAATCCTCAAGTACAGTGCACTAGATTCTGAGTTACAATTGGCAAACTGATAATTACCATGCATATAATCATCTAGTCAAGCCATTACAGTGCCTTCAAATTAGGCATGTGAATGGTTTCCACATAATAACAGAACATTGTGATCCCCACTTCCCTGCTATTTTCTAATTAAGAGTTGAATATAAGGACATGGCCAGACTTTTGGATCCATTTGAGGTGTAAATCACAAAAATCTAATACCTCAAGAGTTCTCACTTCATGGCTCACTGGCAGCTTCTCAGCACGAGGAAAATACAGAGTTGGAACAAGGAGTAAGCAAAGGACAAACATGTTTATAACAAAAATGAAGGCTTAGTTTTGTCAGTTTCTGTGAAACCATGCTAACAAATAACAGAAAAAATAATGAGCATAGATGATacaaaaagacaaataaaaacaatcctGTTGAAGTTTACAGTAGATACTCTTCTAATGGAAATGTAAATTAACATGTTAACGGCCTAGCATACCTTGCAACTCCTTCTACAGGCACCCGGAAGGTCTGAAGATCCTAGCATGTATTCTGGGTTCTTGGTGCATTCCCCAAGGGCAGCCCATCTCTCACAACTGTCATTCTCATCAGTACAGTTCCCACCGGGTTTTAAGATCTTGTCAAAGGAGTCCACATGTATCCACTTTGTCGCTGACCATTTCTCACCTTCAATCACAGGGCACCCTCCATGGAGACTCATGGGATCAGGAATGGCAGTTGGGTGAAGGCTGAAGAAAAGAAGAGCATCCCCTTTTCGTGGTTTTACTGGATGTTTTCCAAGGTGTAATCGAAGATAACAAAAAACATGTCAATTCACTGCAAATACAACAGTAGGACTCTTAAAAGCATATTTATGATTTGTTCCACTGGCTCACCTGCAATTCCTTTTCTTGCACACTCGGATAAATCATCATTTGTTGGAAGTGGTTTACGGCGTGAAGGTTCCTGTTGacaatttttaaattccaaaaatatatCATGAGGTAGAATCACAGGAAGTAGCCTCGTCAGTAATCATATAACTCATTGAATCAGGCATTTATAGAAGCAGAAACATCACATCTTTTTTCTCCATTCATGTTCCACTCTGGCAGATTTAAGCCAACTTTTTCCAGAAGTCTCACCAAAAGTTCATGccaattaaacattttaaaccCCTCAATGTAATAATTTTCTGGTTGAGTGTTCACCCAGATTATCATTTTTCTGTTGTTCCAGAATCCACATTTAATGATTCAATAGGATGTAAAATTTAGGTGGTTATTCACCCAAGATAAAACAAGATACTCCAGATCTATAAACGtgtttgttatttatataaaacaGGTTCAGGAGAATGATGAGGGGATTCAGGATAAGGAAACCAGACAAAATTTCTGGTCTTTATGGACACCAAGAATCCCAAGGTAGGTTAGATAGGAAATGCTTCTGAAACAGTGTAATTGTTCTAATAAAAATGGACAAGGAGAATACTTGAACTAACCTCTGCCATGGGAAAAACAGTTTCACCACCTTTGACCACATCAGAAAGATACATGAGTACAGTTGCTATGCGATGTCCACCACGAGCAATATTAACCTTGTCAACAAAATAATCGTAGTGTGCGTCATATTTCTGTCCAGGCTCATATCTCAACACTTGCATGTCTTCCCCATTATCTGAAGATCAAGAAACAAAATACACCATCATTCTAATGAAGAACATAAGCCACAGCACAAAATTGCCAAATTTATGCATATGGTTTCATATAATTCCACTTCTGTTAGGTGCCATCTTCTAAAAAGCCAGCACGTGAATCACAAAGAGATGGGTTAAGCACCAATGCTGCTGAAAGGAAAATTGAATGAATGAGTATTAAGCTTATGGTGCACCTTTTGGAAGAAATGTCCACGCTGCAATCTTGTCCTCTATTCCCGCAACAATAGGATCCTACAAAAAGAAGGGGTCCATAAAGCAAGCTGCGGAATATCAAGCaatcatattttttcttaagaGTAATtaactaattgttttttatatttccaatttctttttccaaaaataacaAGAATCTTAAGGTATATCTAAATTTTTACTCGTCTGCTATTGTCATTAACAATCCATCATGCATAATcaaagagaatattttttattataaatgagGTCAAGAGTAACATGAGCAGagaaataaattcaattattcaaaatagCAAAACGATACAATCATTTTACcatattcaataaaaacaaatgcaGAGTTAGGCAACTCAGCCCCACATTAGTTTTTCAAGGAAAGCCTATGCAAGGTGTTTGTGTTACCAAAAGAGTGCATGGTGTGTTGTCTTTTGTGAGGAGTTTGTTGAGTAGTAGACTTATGAAGGTTGGTAGTATAAACATCCCAAAtacccaaaaattaatttagttcaATGACCTTGGCCTTATGTATTCCATGATTATGGTG
This region of Vitis vinifera cultivar Pinot Noir 40024 chromosome 5, ASM3070453v1 genomic DNA includes:
- the LOC100245913 gene encoding probable prolyl 4-hydroxylase 4; amino-acid sequence: MVSSLQFLLLLWISSTILEFSSSYADAAGSNVSAAKVRQISWKPRAFVYEGFLSEEECDHLISLAKSELKRSAVADNVSGKSRLSEVRTSSGMFIGKGKDPIVAGIEDKIAAWTFLPKDNGEDMQVLRYEPGQKYDAHYDYFVDKVNIARGGHRIATVLMYLSDVVKGGETVFPMAEEPSRRKPLPTNDDLSECARKGIAVKPRKGDALLFFSLHPTAIPDPMSLHGGCPVIEGEKWSATKWIHVDSFDKILKPGGNCTDENDSCERWAALGECTKNPEYMLGSSDLPGACRRSCKVC